The DNA region GACTCCAGGAAAAGGAATGCCTGAACTTGATTTTCATGCCGGGATTCAGCACGGCGGAAGAGGTTACGGAAACCTCCGGCCGCGGGGTCGGCATGGATGTGGTCAAAACAAACATCGGGAGGCTCAACGGCTCCATCACCCTGGAGAGCCATGCCGGAAAAGGGACCCGATTCCTGATCCGTGTTCCGGTTTCCGTGGCCATCATCAGGGCCTTGATGATCGGTGTGGGAAAGGAGACATTTGCAGTTCCCCTGAGTTCCGTGATCAGGACCCTGTGTCTTTCCGCCCAAGAAATGAATACCATCCGGGAGACGGAAGCCGTCAGGATCGGCGGTGAGCTCGTTCCTCTGATTCAACTTTCCCAAGAGTTTGATATTCCACTTTCCGGAATGGAAGTCGGCGCCAGGATGTATATCGTCCTGATCAAAGCGGCGGAGAAGAAGGCCGCGCTGATGGTATCGGAGATCCAAGGGCAGGAGGAGATCGTGATTAAACCCCTTTGCCATGACCTTGGAACGAACCGTGTATTTTCAGGCGCAACGGTCAACGGCGGAGGGAAGGTGGTCATGATTCTCGATGCCGGCGGGCTGATCGGTCAACATGTCATGGTATGACCTGTTCTTGCTTTTCGTATGGCGCGATTAAAATATGAGTATGACGGATCTGAAAAAGTTTATACGTGTATTGGTTGTTGATGACTCATTTTTTATGAGGGTGACCGTCAAAAGACTGCTCGAGACCGATCCGGAGATTCAAGTCGTCGGTCTGGCAAGGGACGGGATGGAAGCGCTTGAGAAGGTCCATGCGCTGAATCCGGATGTGGTGACCCTGGATATCGAGATGCCGGTCATGGACGGTCTTGAGGCGCTCAGGATTATTATGGAAGAAAGGCCTCTTCCCGTGCTGATGCTGAGTTCAGTGACTCAGGAAGGGGCCGTACAAACCCTTCAGGCATTGGACATGGGGGCTGTGGATTTCATTCCGAAGCGTGTCCAGTATATGAATACAGGGATCATCGGGATGAGGGATACCCTGATTCAGAAGGTCAGGGCCTGCGCCGTATCCCATCCGGCTCGTAAGAGCAAAAAGCGGATCTTTGAGCCGGACGTCAAAAAGAAATGGGTGGATGCCGGCTTTGAGAAGGCCTTCCAGGTTGTGGCCATCGGGGCCTCCACAGGGGGGCCTTGCGCCCTCAATGATGTGATTCCTTATCTTCCTGAAGATCTGCCTGCCGCCGTGCTGATCGTACAGCATATGCCCAAAGGATATACAAAGGCCCTTGCCGACCGGCTGAGCCGAATAAGCAAAATCACCGTGAAGGAAGCCGAAGACGGAGAGGAAATCGTTCCCGGCCGCGTCCTGATCGCCCCTGCAGGAGAGAATCTTTCGGTCATCCGAAACAAGCAGGGAAGGGGGGTGATCAGGCTCTTCATGGGACTCGATCAATCCGGATTTTGTCCGTCCGTTGATGTCATGATGCGTTCCGTGGCCGAGGTCTACAAAGATCGGGCGGTGGGAATCCTGATGACCGGCATGGGGCATGACGGCATGGAAGGAATGAAAGCCATCAAAGAGAACCTCGGGAAGACCATGGCCCAGGACCAGGAGAGCTGTGTGGTTTACGGCATGCCCAGATCCGTAGTGGAGATAGGCATTGTGGATCATATCGTGCCGTTGAGCCGTCTTTCCGAAAGGATTGTCGGCTGCATTGAGACGGAATGGGAAAGGGATATACAAAAGAGGAGAGCGGCGGCATCATGAAGATCAAACATCAAATGACCATTTTTGCAATTCTTGTTTCGCTGGGTCTTCTTTTCCTGAGCGGGCTCACCTACCGGCTCCTGGAGGAACTGAAGTCCGCCCATATCCAAACGATCCCATACGGCGTGGAGGCGCCTGAATCCGGGCCGGACCGGAAAGGAGAAGCGATACCGGATATGGAAGAGATGAAGGCAAGGATCAGCGGAGTTGAAGAGACCCTCTTTCCCGTGATCTTCGGGATCTTATGTCTTAATGGGTGTCTGATGTTTGTTTTATCAAGGAAGGTTTCGGATTCGCTCGGCAGGCTCTCCGACCTGACAGGATACATCGCATCCGGTGACTTTGTCTCTCAAGCGGATCCTGTGGAGACCCGCGACGAATTCGGCGGTCTTTATGAAAACCTCCTTCGGATCAAGACGGGTCTGGGCCGTATCCTCCAGGATGTCGCCGCCCTTGGAACGCAGGTGGCCGGTTCTGCTGAGGAACTGCACGTCACCTCCGAGCAGATTGCGGCCGGCATGAAGGATCAGAACCGGAAGGAGGACTTTATTGCAACGGCCATTGAAGAGATGAACAAGACCATACAAAACGTGGCGCATAATGCCTCGGAATCCTTTCATGCAGCGGAAAAAATGGTTGAGATGGCGGAGCAGGGAAACCGAAAGACCGGTGAAACCATCCAATCCATGGACCAGGTTTCCAAGATCCTGCATGAGGTCGGCGATATGGGAGGGTCCCTTTCCAGGAGGACGCAGGAGATCGGCAAGATTACCAAGGTGATTCATGACATCGTTGCAGAGACCCGTATTCTGGCCTTCAACGCGGCGATTGAGGCGGCCCATGCCGGGGAGCAGGGTAGAGGATTCGCCGTTGTGGCCGATGAAGTGCGGAAACTTTCAGAGAGAACCTCCAAGGCCACCCAGGAGATCGACAGGATGATCCAGGAGATCCAGGACGAAACCGGAGATACGGTTGCCGCCATGTGTGAGGGGATTGAAGACGTGGAGCAAGGGACCCTGAAGGCCCGGGAGTCTGGCGATGCCCTGCAGAAGATTGTCGAGAGCGTGACACAGGTGAAGGACATGATCATGCAGATCGCCAGATCCACCGAGGAGGAGAGCCAAACCTCGGACGAGATTGCCAGGAACGCCCAAGACATATCACAGGTCAGCAGGGAGACCATGAAAGGAAGCGAGACGTCTTTGAATGCCTGCGGGGAATTGAGCGCGCTTGCATCGGAACTTCTTCATAGGTTGTCGGTCTTTCAGGTTAAGAAATGAGTGAAGGCGGTTGAAGGCCGCTGATTCCCGGACCGTGTTGGAAGGCATCATGACCGGTGATCTTTTAAAAGAAAAGGCGGAAGAGGTCTCATGGATCCAGCTCGTTACTTTTTTTGTGCACAGGGAAGAGTACGCATTGGATATCCGGTCTGCCCAGGAGATACTCCGTATTCCCGAAGTTACCCGCGTCCCCAAGACGCCGTTTTTTCTTATGGGAGTGATGAACCTCCGTGGAAAAATCATCCCGATTGTGGATTTAAGGAAAAGACTCGGAATCTCTTCTTCCGCTCCCTCACCGGAAGATTCACGGGTTATCGTCGTGAACGATGACGGCAAGGTATCGGGGCTGGCCGTGGATTCCATGTCTCAGGTCTTGAGAATTGAGGCATCATCTATTGATCCCGTTCCATCGTTTTTTGAATCCCAATCTCCTGCGGAATTCATCCATGGGGTGATCCGATTGAACGGCCGGCTGTTGATTGTTCTGGACCTGAAAATTCTGCTGTCCGATCCAATCTGAAGATACTCTTGCAGACCCTTCCAGATTCTTTTTTGTCATATTTTTGGTGAATAAAATATTGTCTAAATGGGCTAAGTGTATTAAAATAAAATAAAAACGCTTTTAGTTCATTCAACTTCCATCATTTCACTCTTTTGGAGACCTTGTGTGCGGAATTGCAGGGATTGCGGGGAAAAGTGACCCGGCGTGCGTGGAGAGGATGTGTGATGCCCTTTTTCACCGAGGCCCGGATGATCAGGGGATCTTTTCAGAAAAGGAGGTCACCCTCGGCATGAGGCGTCTTGCCGTCATTGATTGTCAGGGGGGCCGTCAGCCGATCTCTAACGAGGATGCATCCGTCTGGATCGTATTCAATGGAGAAATCTATAATTTTCATGAAATACGCTCCGGGCTGGCGCGGCGCGGCCACAAGTTTACGACCTCATCGGATACCGAGGTCATCGTCCATCTCTATGAAGAATACGGCGAGGAATGTCTCAACCATCTTCGGGGGATGTTTGCCTTTGCCGTCTGGGACAGAGAAAAAGAGACCCTCTTTCTTGCCAGGGACCGGCTGGGGATCAAGCCTCTATTTTATACCTTTGACGGGAAATGCCTTGTTTTCGCCTCTGAAGTCAGGGCCCTTCTAAGCGCCGGGATATCCACGGACGGGTTGGATCCTGGGGCTTTGAATGATTTTCTGACCTACCTCTATGTGCCTGCGCCCAAGTCCATGTTCCGTTCCATCCGAAAGCTTCCTCCGGGCCATACCCTGACGTATTGCAGGGGGAAGATCAGGATCAGGCGGTATTGGAATCTTCATCTGCAGGAGGGTCATTCCCGTTTAACAGGCCGCCGCGAGGCTGAATACAGGGAAGAGGCGGAATCCCTGCTTCGTGAATCCGTCCGGATGCACCTGGTGAGCGATGTCCCGCTGGGGGCATTCCTGAGCGGAGGGATGGACTCCGGAAGCCTTGTGGCCCTGATGTCCGAATATTCCGGCGGGCCGGTCAAGACCTTCTCCATCGGTTACGGCGAGGAGGATGCCTCCTATAACGAACTCGATTCAGCGCGCATGACGGCCGATTTCTTCGGCGCCGATCATCACGAATTCATCCTCCAGCCGGACGTGGTGTCTCTGATCCCTGAAATCATCCGCGCGATGGGCGAGCCTTTCGCGGACTCATCCGCCATCCCGACCTATCTGATCTCACGGGAGACGAAAAGATACGTGACCGTTGCCTTGAGCGGGATCGGAGGGGACGAGGTCTTCACCGGGTATCCGAGATACCTGGGCGTCCGGCTCTCAAGGATCTACGATTCGGTTCCCTATTCCGTCAGAAGGTATCTCTTCTCTCCCCTGGCCGGACGGCTCCCCGAGAGTACACGGAGCAGGAATGTCGCCGGATGGATCAAACGGTTTGTCAGAGGAGGGCTCATGGATCCGGTGTCACGGTATCTAAGCTGGATCTCCTTTTTCAGCCCGGAGATGAAAGGGGCCCTGTATTCGGATGACTTCAAGGATCTGCTCGTGAGCTGTGATGAGACCGATATCCACAGGACGTTCATGGGTCAGGAGACAAAACTCGATGAGGTGCAGAGGGTATCCTATCTTGATCTGAACACCTACCTTCCTGATGACCTCCTGTTCATGGGCGACGCCATGAGTATGGCCCATTCCCTGGAACTTCGGGTTCCTTTCTGCGACCATCATCTGATCGAATTCATGATCAATGTCCCGGCAAAGATCAAGATGAACGGGTGGCATTTAAAGGGAATGCTCAAGTCCATGATGAAAGATGTGCTTCCTCGAGAGATTCTGATGAAGAAGAAACAGGGCTTCATGGTGCCGATCGGCGCGTGGTTCAAACGGGACCTGCAGGGGTTCGTACGCGAGACCCTTTTGTCGCAGCAAGCCATGGGAAGAGGGGTCTTTAACGCCGGTTTTGTTGAACGGATGATCGAAGACCATTTCCAGGGGAGGCAGGTCCTCACCCACCAGATCTGGGCGCTGCTGACTTTTGAGATATGGTGCAGGCTCTTTATGGACCGGGAGGCATGTCCGGAAAAGGAGTCTGTTATGTGTGGCCCTATTCGTAAATACGATGGCATTCGAGTACCGTAGGGCGTTCGGATCAAAGTTGCGCTCCCTGCGACGTACCACAGAGGTTACGCCTCAGTCGCGCGCCTTGATGAGACCACCCTACGATCCTCTCGATGCTTCATCCTATTTACGAACAGGGCCACCAAGTCAGACAAGGTAAGGTGATGATGAGAGGCGGCGGATTTCTTCCCAAGAGGATCCTGGTGGTCAAGGCGGCGGGGATCGGTGATCTGATTCTTGCCGTTCCGGCGCTCAGGGCGCTCCGCGCAAGGTTCCCTGATGCGGCCATTGATCTTCTGGCGACCCCGAAGTGCAAGGATCTCTTAAAGCATTGCCCTTATCTGGACGATATCTATGTGATCCGAACCCAGGGCATGGCCAACCGGATCAAGGTCAAGGATCTTTGGGATATTCTCAGCCTGCTCTACCGGTTGAGGAAAAAACGGTATGACCTGCTGATCAACCTTTATCACCTCTTCTCGGACAGAGGGGCCTTCAGGATGAAGATCCTTTGCAAGGCCATCAAGGCAGGATTGACGGCCGGAAGAAACACGGACGGCAGGGGAGGATTCTACGATCTTTCGATCTTCGATTCGTGGGATGATCCGTCTTATGAACAAAGGCACGAGGTGGAACTGAACCTGGATGTGGTCAACCTGCTGGGAGCTTTTGATCCGGGCGATGGTCCCGAGTTTTTTGTGGATGATCGGGATCGTGCATCTCTGCAAAAGGTTCTGGACCGGCAAGGGATTTCATCAGGGGAAGGCCCCTGCATCATCCTGAATATAGGGGGGGATGCCGTGTACAAGCGTTGGCCTGAGGAGGATTTTGCCGTGCTCGGTGATCTGCTTTCCGAAAGGATTTCCGCAAGGCTCATCCTTGTCGGGGGGGAGGAGGACCGTTTTGTGGCTGATGGCGTCATCACGAAGATGAAAGCAAGGGCGGCGGATTTGGTGGGGAGACTCCGCATTCCGGAACTTGCGGCATTGATCGAGACCTCTGATCTCATGGTGACCAATGACACGGGCCCCATGCATCTTGCCGCGGCCCTAAGAATACCCGTGATCGCTCTCTTCGGGCCTGGGAAACCCGGCCGGTATGGACCGTATGGGCCTGAAGGGTTCCATGTGGTCATTCATCACCCTGTGTCATGCAGCCCGTGCACGGATTTTACATGCACAGAGCGGGAATGCATGAGAAAGATCCGGCCTGAAGAGGTCTTTCAAAAAATCGTTGAGCGTCTCGCCTTGAGACAGGAGACATGCCTGTGAAGAGAATCAGGGTCCTTCATGTCCATACCCTCCCCGTGGTGAGCGGCTCCGGGATCAATACCTACCTGACCATGAAGGGGATTCCCGTTGATCGTTTTGAATCGGCCCTGGCTTGCGCCCCAGGAGGAAAGTTGAACGAGATCGTGCGGGAGGCCGGGATGAAGGTCCATGAAGTACGAAACCTGGTCCAGCCGATTCACCCGCTGAAGGACGTCCTTGCGCTCTTTGAGATCATCAGGATCCTCAGACGGGAGAAGATCGACATCGTCCATACCCACAACTCCAAGGCAGGCTTCCTCGGAAGATTGGCGGGAAGGCTCGCAGGGACGCCGGTTATCATCCACACGGTGCATGGGTTTGCCTTTCACCAGTCAGAGTTCTTTCTGCGCCGCACGATCTTCAGGCTTCTGGAGAGACTGGCTGCTCCCTGGGCGGATCATACGATCTTTATTTCCCAGCCCATGATTGACTGGGCCGGGAAGGAAGGGATCCTGAGAGGGGCATCGTATTCGAAAATCTACAGCGGGATTGACCTGAATGCGTTTCATGGATACGGGAAAAAGGAACAAGGGAGTCTCAGGGAGGAACTCGGACTTGACAAAAAGAGCCGCGTCATCGGGTTTGTCTCGAAACTCTGGGAAGGGAAGGGGCATGACGTCGCGCTTTCCGCCATGGCCCATGTGGTGAAAGAGATACCGGATGCCAAGCTTCTTCTGGTAGGAGAAGGCCCCCTCAGGCCGAAACTTGAGGAACTGAGCAGGAATCTAAGGATTGAGAGTTCTGTGGTCTTCGCGGGATTCCGGACGAAGATTGCAGAGATCACCTCTTTATGCGAACTTTGTATCCTCCCCTCGTTTTTTGAAGGGATGGGCCGCGTCCTCCTCGAGGCCGGCGCCTGCGGCAAGCCGGTTGTCGCGTCCAATGTGGGAGGGATTCCCGATGTGGTTGTGGAGGGCGTCACCGGATTGCTTGTTCCGCCGGGAGATCCGGCCGCCCTGTCCGATGCCGTGCTCAGGTTGATGCGGGAGCCGAAATTAATCATAAAGATGGGCGAGGCCGCGAGGAAAAGAATCAACGAGAAATACGACGCCGGGACCATGGTCAGAGAAATCACGGCGTTGTATGATGTCTATCTTAAAATTTGTTAGTTTAGACCTCTGGATGTTTTCCCCCCTTTGGAAAAAGGGGGTTAGGGGGGATTTTTTCACATGCACGACCAGAAATCCCCCTCCATTCCCCTTTTGCAAAGGGGGACTTAAAAGCAAAGGGAAGGTCGGGTGACATCATGGATTCACCGGCATTTTATTCGGTCCTCTTTATTTCCTCCCTCCTGCTCTGCTGGATTCTGACACCCCTTGCAGGACGCCTGGCCCTCAGGCTGGGATGTGTGGACCGGCCCGGCGGGAGGAAGATCCACTCCAGAAATATTCCTTACTTCGGGGGGATCGCCGTCTTCGTTTCTTTTCTGACGGTCTTCATGGCGGTCTATTATTATTACATTCCCAGTATCTCCATTGAGGGGCGCAGGGTCATGTTCGGTTTTGTTTTCGGCGGAGGCCTGATCCTGATCACCGGCCTGATCGACGATATCCGTTCAGTCCGTCCCAGCGTGAAACTCATGGGGCAGGCCGCTGCAGGGGTCATCCTTGCCGTCCTGGGCTTCCGGATCGAGGTCTTGACCAATCCATTCGGCGGAGAGATCCATTTTGGCGCAATCATGGGCGGGATTCTCACGGTGATCTGGGTCGTGAGCATGGTCAATGCCATGAATCTCATTGATGGTCTGGACGGCCTGGCCTCAGGCATTGCCTTCATTGTCTCCGTGACGCTTTTTGCCGTGGCCATCAATCGGAACGATCCCATGGACATGGTCATCACGGCCATCCTGGCCGGGAGTTGTCTGGGGTTTCTTCACCACAATTTTTTCCCTGCCCGGATTTTTCTCGGCGACGCGGGGAGCATGTTCCTCGGCTTTGTTCTGTCGGTCATCGGTATCCACGGCATACAAAAGAGCGCGACGGTCATGGCGCTCCTGATTCCCCTTTCCGCACTGGCGGTGCCGGTGCTCGACACCCTGATGGCCTTGATCCGGCGGAGCAGGGTCAGGCGGGATCTCTTCTCGGCCGATCACGAACATCTGCACCACCGGCTGGTCAGGCTCGGCATCAGTGAGAAGAACGTGGTGCTCCTGATCTATTTTTTCTGCATCCATCTCGGGATTACGGCGTTTGTCCTGACCCTGATCCCTGTGGATTACACGCTGATCATCCTTCTCCTGATCGCCATGGGGATCATGCTCGGGATCAAGACCCTCGCATTTATTGAAGAGAAGATGGCCATCCGCCTGCGTGAATCGGAAAAAGAATCCATGCTTGACGAAGAGACCGGCCTCAGCAGCTACCGGTATTTTACCCGCAGGGTCATCGAGGAGATCAACAGCTGTGATCGTTATGACAAGCGGAAGTTCTCGCTCCTGATCTTTGAGATCAAAGGGCTCATTTCTTTCTTGGATCCATTCAAGAAGATCGAGGAAAGGCGTAAACGCTTCCGGTCTGTGGGGCGGTTCTTTCAGGAGAATATCCGGTCCAGCGATCTGGTTTCCTTTCTTGGAAACGAATCCTTCGTGATCCTGACCCCGGAGCAAGGAGAGGGCAAGGATTACCTGGTCGAACGGTTGAAGACGATCTTTGAAAACATGAGGGCCGATCTCTTCGGCCCCCTGTCGGAGCAAAAGGTCGAGCTGAAGATCCGTGCAGTTGATTATCCGGGGAACCAGGGGCTTGTTCAGGATCTCCTACGCGATGCCATGGAGGTCTCATGAAGGGATGCATGATCCGGGTTATTTTCCTTTTGTGCGCGGCGCTTTGGATCATGACTCCATGCCGATCAGCCCATGCCGAGGGCTTTCTACCCCTGACCGGCGCCGTGCATGTCCATTCCTCGGATTTCAGCAGCGGGGACCATACCCTTTCCGATCTGGTCGACATGGCCAGGAAACGCGGGCTGGACGTGATCGTTCTGACCGACCATGATCGCATCGCCTTGTCCTATGGGATCCCCCCCTTCCGTCATCTGCTATCCTTGGGCTTTTCACGGAACTCTGTCCTGAAGCGGGGGGCGCGTCAATATCTTGATGCGGTCAACAAGCTCAATGCCGAGAACCCGGACATGATTTTAATACCGGGGATCGAATCCGCCCCGTTTTATTACTGGACCGGATCCATCTTCAAGGGGAACCTGACGGTCCACGGGTTGAGAAAACATATCCATGTGATCGGGCTGACCAACCCTGATGACATTGAACATCTCCCCATTCTCGAAAGCGGGTTCTCGACCCGGTATGTCATGAAACTCCTTCCCCGGTTCCTTCTATTCTTCGGGATCATTCTCTTGAGCCTGGTCCTGATCACCTGGAAGGGAATCTACAAAACTGCCGGGCGGATTTTACTCCTTCTCGGCGTCCTGGGAGCGTTGAATGCCCACCCGTTCAAGAGTTCACTCTTCGATCCTTACCATGGGAATCAGGGGGCAGCCCCATTCCAGGAGGTCATTGATTATGCGGATGCGCACGGCGGCATGACCTTCTGGGCCCATCCGGAAGCGAACTACGGGGTCACCGAAACCGGGCCCGACAAAAAAATCCTAAGATTCAAAATCCCCAGAGTTTTTATGCAAACAGAAAAGTATGCGTCGGATCTCATCACAACCCATGGTTATACCGGATTCGAATCCCTCTACGGGGATACGATCCATGCAACGGAGCCGGGCAAGGAATGGGACCAGGCGTTGATCCGATACTGTGATGGGGGAAGAAAAAAACCGGTCTGGGGGCTCTGCGGCCTGGACTTCCACAAGCAGGGGCAGAACTCGTGGTCCTATCTGGACAGGGGAGAGACCGTGTTCTGGGTTCAGGAAAAGACCTGTGAACAAGTCCTGAACGCCATGCGCAATGGAAGGATGTATGCCGTGTATCAGGGGGGGGATTCCAAAATCCGCCTGAATTCATTTTCACTGGCCTCTCAAGACGGGGAAAGCGAGATTTCCGGAGGGACCGTGGAAACCCGCGGAGAATCACTGAATCTTCATCTTAGCGTAAACTTCAGTGATGCGGCTCAGGTCCCCGTCCGGATCGAGATCATCGATTCCGGAAAGACCCTCTACACCCTCGAAGGGAAGACCCCTCTCAATGTGATACAGGATATTACACCGAGCAGGGCCAAAGGATATGTCCGTGCCGTAGTCCGGGCGGACAAGTACCGGATCGTCGCCAATCCGATCTTCTACAAGGATCCCACAAAGTTGACCCCTTGACCCCTTGACCCCTTGGCCCCTTGAACCCTATATTCCCCTACTGATCAGTATCCTCCCTCCCACCATCACCATGCGGATATGACGGTTATCCGTTCTGCTGATCAGATCCGAGGCCGGATCATTTACGCTTGACCGCTTCCATTCCACCGCGATCAGATCGGCCTCCTTTCCTGTTTTGATGGATCCGATCTCCGATGCAAGTCCCAGCCCCTCGGCCCCGCCCAGCGTGGCCATCCTCAGGAGAGAATCCGCTGTCATGGATGATGAGTCCTTGAATGATGAGTAAACATGCCGCATCTCATCCCAGAGAGAAAGCGTGGTGTTGCTGGCCAGGCTGTCCGTACCGAGCCCTACAGGGATCTTTTTTTGAATCAGGGCCGGAACCGGAGGCCGGCCCACACCGAGCATCTGGTTGCTCCGGGCGCAGACCACCACCTTGGCCCCTGCCTTCCGGATCCGGTCCATGTCTCCGGGGGAAAGGTGCACGCCGTGCGCGATCAGGAGCCGGTCCGTGACCAGCCCGAGCCTGTCCAGGTACAGTAGCGGAGAGACGACCTCCTTGGGATCGGGCTGATCCTGCCATTCCACGGCAGGGAACAGGCGGGACTTGATCCCCCCGCTATGTTCAAGGAAGTATTCCTGCTCTTCACGGGACTCGGCCACATGCATGGTATACGGCAAAGATTCTTTTTTCAAAAGCCCGGACAGTACGTACAGCCGCTCCTCGGAGAGGGTATAAGGTGTGTGCGGGGAGAGGCCCATGGTGATGAGTCCGCCTTGACTCTCATGGAGGCTCCGGATCTTCCCGGTCAGTTCATTTTTCCAATGTTCAGGATCTTTTTCGTCCCTGCCGAGGACTTCAAAGAAGACCACGCCTCGGAGACCTTTCTCTCTCAGGATCT from Nitrospirae bacterium CG2_30_53_67 includes:
- a CDS encoding asparagine synthase (glutamine-hydrolyzing), which produces MCDALFHRGPDDQGIFSEKEVTLGMRRLAVIDCQGGRQPISNEDASVWIVFNGEIYNFHEIRSGLARRGHKFTTSSDTEVIVHLYEEYGEECLNHLRGMFAFAVWDREKETLFLARDRLGIKPLFYTFDGKCLVFASEVRALLSAGISTDGLDPGALNDFLTYLYVPAPKSMFRSIRKLPPGHTLTYCRGKIRIRRYWNLHLQEGHSRLTGRREAEYREEAESLLRESVRMHLVSDVPLGAFLSGGMDSGSLVALMSEYSGGPVKTFSIGYGEEDASYNELDSARMTADFFGADHHEFILQPDVVSLIPEIIRAMGEPFADSSAIPTYLISRETKRYVTVALSGIGGDEVFTGYPRYLGVRLSRIYDSVPYSVRRYLFSPLAGRLPESTRSRNVAGWIKRFVRGGLMDPVSRYLSWISFFSPEMKGALYSDDFKDLLVSCDETDIHRTFMGQETKLDEVQRVSYLDLNTYLPDDLLFMGDAMSMAHSLELRVPFCDHHLIEFMINVPAKIKMNGWHLKGMLKSMMKDVLPREILMKKKQGFMVPIGAWFKRDLQGFVRETLLSQQAMGRGVFNAGFVERMIEDHFQGRQVLTHQIWALLTFEIWCRLFMDREACPEKESVMCGPIRKYDGIRVP